A window of the Mucilaginibacter sp. cycad4 genome harbors these coding sequences:
- a CDS encoding NAD-dependent epimerase/dehydratase family protein, which produces MILITGATGFLGAELAKLLITTTGQRIRCTKRASSVIPKLLLPYQQGIDWVDADMMDIFALADALDGITQVYHCAAWVSLKQADKKPMISTNVTGTANLVNLCNERGIRMVHVSSIAAIGAAKPGELITENHHLEQSTENDGYAISKLESEMEVWRGIAEGLDAVIVNPSLIIGASAGTEGSGVLFNTVKKGLKFYTSGTIGFVDVEDVAKCMTGLMNSNITAERYIISAENRDYKGMVTEIANGFGIKPPAIFAKPWMMELAWRGAAVAAALTGGDPAIDKTSARAASLTREFDNSKIKKAIGFEFKPISKTITEVCSALK; this is translated from the coding sequence ATGATCTTAATAACAGGCGCAACTGGTTTTCTCGGGGCCGAACTGGCAAAACTTTTAATTACCACTACCGGGCAACGGATCCGTTGTACCAAAAGGGCAAGCTCCGTTATCCCAAAGCTATTGTTGCCTTATCAGCAAGGCATCGACTGGGTTGACGCCGATATGATGGATATTTTTGCCTTGGCCGATGCGCTTGATGGCATTACACAGGTTTATCACTGCGCCGCCTGGGTTTCATTAAAACAGGCTGATAAGAAGCCAATGATCAGCACTAATGTTACGGGGACAGCCAACCTGGTTAACCTGTGCAACGAGCGTGGTATAAGAATGGTGCACGTAAGTTCAATAGCTGCTATTGGCGCAGCTAAACCCGGCGAGTTAATTACCGAAAACCATCACCTGGAGCAATCAACAGAAAATGATGGCTATGCCATATCCAAATTGGAAAGTGAGATGGAAGTTTGGCGGGGTATTGCCGAGGGTTTGGATGCTGTTATTGTTAACCCTTCGCTTATTATAGGTGCAAGTGCCGGTACTGAGGGAAGCGGTGTGTTGTTCAATACAGTAAAAAAGGGGCTGAAATTTTACACTTCAGGCACTATTGGTTTTGTTGATGTGGAAGATGTTGCCAAATGTATGACAGGTTTAATGAACAGCAATATCACCGCCGAACGCTACATCATTAGCGCCGAAAACCGCGATTATAAAGGGATGGTTACCGAGATCGCGAATGGATTCGGAATTAAACCACCTGCTATTTTTGCTAAGCCCTGGATGATGGAACTGGCCTGGCGTGGAGCGGCTGTTGCAGCTGCTTTGACCGGAGGAGATCCGGCCATCGACAAAACATCGGCCCGGGCAGCTTCCTTGACCCGCGAGTTTGATAATTCAAAAATTAAAAAGGCGATAGGGTTTGAGTTTAAGCCGATAAGTAAAACTATAACGGAGGTTTGCTCGGCTTTAAAGTAG
- a CDS encoding formimidoylglutamase: protein MSLADFFTPIDLKKIAPKKGYYTSQLGDKIVHYSVDFPDLEEKTDIAIIGVMDDRNATGNPGCSLGPDYIREKLYQLNEGGYSVKIADLGNIRAGEKVTDTYVAVKTVVAELIKKDIIPVILGGGQDITYAQYMGYEELEQKVDLVVIDSHFDLDEDDHGGSIETTSGSYLNKIFLHDPNYLFNFSNLGYQTYFVSQDSLRVMDKLFFDVHRLGELSGNIAVTEPTIRNASMVSFDIGAIRAADAMGNANATPNGFYGEEACQLCRYAGFNDKLTSIGFYEFNPAYDSNGQTAWQLAQMIWYFIDGFYNRKRDFPLNPKSQYLIYKTSLTHEDQEVIFVKSKKSDRWWMQVPYPSAGSPNERFHLVPCSYADYKTATSGELPDLWWRTYQKLN from the coding sequence ATGTCATTAGCTGATTTTTTTACGCCGATTGATCTTAAAAAGATAGCTCCTAAAAAAGGCTATTATACCAGCCAGCTTGGCGATAAAATTGTGCATTATTCTGTCGATTTTCCCGATCTGGAAGAGAAAACGGATATTGCTATCATTGGCGTTATGGATGATCGCAATGCAACCGGCAACCCGGGCTGTTCGCTTGGGCCCGATTATATCCGCGAAAAACTTTACCAGCTCAATGAAGGCGGCTATTCTGTAAAAATCGCAGATCTCGGAAACATTCGTGCCGGCGAAAAAGTGACTGACACTTACGTCGCTGTTAAAACCGTAGTGGCCGAACTGATCAAAAAAGATATCATCCCGGTTATTTTAGGTGGCGGACAGGATATTACCTATGCCCAATATATGGGCTATGAAGAGCTTGAACAAAAGGTTGACCTGGTGGTGATCGATTCGCATTTTGACCTGGACGAGGATGACCATGGCGGCAGTATCGAAACAACCTCCGGCTCCTATCTCAATAAAATATTCCTGCACGATCCAAATTACCTGTTCAACTTCAGCAATCTTGGCTACCAAACCTATTTTGTAAGCCAGGACAGCCTGCGGGTGATGGATAAGCTTTTTTTTGATGTACACCGCTTAGGCGAACTGAGCGGCAACATTGCTGTTACTGAACCCACTATCCGCAATGCCAGTATGGTAAGTTTCGATATCGGCGCCATCCGCGCTGCCGATGCCATGGGAAATGCCAATGCCACGCCAAATGGTTTTTATGGCGAAGAAGCCTGCCAGCTCTGTCGTTACGCGGGCTTTAACGATAAGCTTACTTCGATAGGTTTTTATGAATTTAACCCTGCTTATGACAGTAACGGGCAAACCGCCTGGCAGCTGGCGCAAATGATCTGGTATTTTATTGATGGTTTTTATAACCGTAAGAGAGATTTTCCGCTTAATCCAAAATCACAATATCTGATCTATAAAACCAGCCTAACCCATGAAGACCAGGAAGTAATATTTGTAAAAAGCAAAAAATCCGACCGCTGGTGGATGCAGGTGCCCTATCCTTCAGCCGGTTCACCTAACGAGCGTTTTCATTTGGTACCCTGTAGTTATGCCGATTATAAAACGGCAACCTCGGGCGAATTGCCGGATCTTTGGTGGCGTACTTATCAAAAATTAAACTGA